Part of the Micromonospora tarapacensis genome is shown below.
GCCCGCGGACCCCCGTCCGGGCGTCGTCGGCGAGATCCGGCAGCACGTTGGCGAAGTGGGCGCCGGCACCCAGCAGGGCGGCGGCGGCCACCAGCCAGAACGGCGGCGTCGGTGCACCGGGCAGCGCCAGCACCACGAAGGCGGGCAGCGCGCCGAAGGAGATCGCGTACGGCAGCACGGAGACCGGGGTCGACTTCAACGGCCAGTCGTAGAGCAGGGCCGACACCAGGGCGACCGTGGCCCAGAGTGCCGCCACCGGATTCGTGGCCAGGGCCAGCGCCACGGTGGCGCCGGCGGCCAGCGTCGCGGCCACGGCGATGGTGCGCCGGGAGACCACGCCGGACGCCACCGGTTTGTCGGTACGCCCCACCGCGGCGTCCCGCTCGGCGTCGAGCAGGTCGTTGGTCCAGCCGACCGCGAGCTGGCTGGCGGTCACGGTGAGCGCCACCGCGGCGATCCCGCCGGGCGGATGCCCGACGCCGGCCGCGAGCAGACCGGCCACTGTGGCGACCGCGGCGGTCGGTTCCGGATGGCTCGCTCTGACCAGCCCTAACACCGTCGACGACATAACGGAAGTCTGGTCGTTACCGGGGAGTCGTGCCACGCTCGTGCCATGCGTGCAGCCGGCCCGAGCCTGCCCCGCAACGATCCGCGCCAGTACGACGACCTGGCCGGTGAGTGGTGGCGGCCGGACGGTGCGTTCGCCATGCTGCACTGGCTGGCCCGGGCGCGGGCGGCGCTGGTGCCGCCCGCGACCCGACCGGGTGCGCTCCTGGTCGACCTGGGCTGCGGCGCCGGCCTGCTCGCACCGCACCTGACCGGCAAGGGCTACCGGCACGTGGGGGTGGACCTGACCCGCTCGGCCCTGGCCCAGGCGGTCGCGCACGGCGTGACGGCGGTGAACGGCGATGCCACGGCGGTGCCGCTCGCGGACGGCTGCGCCGACGTGGTCGCCGCCGGTGAGCTGCTGGAGCACGTGCCGGACTGGCGCGCCGCGGTCGCCGAGGCGTGCCGCCTGCTGCGCCCCGGCGGCCTGCTGGTGCTGGACACCCTCAACGACACCGCCCTGTGCCGGCTGGTCGCCGTCCACCTCGCCGAGCGGCTACCGACCGTGCCGCGCGGAATCCACGATCCACGGTTGTTCGTGGACGACCGCGAGCTGCTGGCCGAGTGCGCCCGGCACGGCGTCGACCTGAGCGTCCGCGGCATCCGCCCCGGCGTGCCCGGGCTACTTCGGTGGCTGACCCACCGGGCGCTCGGTGGCGTAACGACCTCCGATCGGGCACCGCGCATCGTGCCGACCGGCTCGACCGCCGTGCTCTACCAGGGTCGTGGGCTACGTAACGGATAACGGGTTCCGGCGGGGGTACGCCGAAGGGCGAGGAGGGCTTCGATGAGTGGAGACAGCGCCGGTGTCGGCCTGAGCGAGCGCGGCAGGCCGGCGCTGGACGCCGCCCGGCGGCTGGCGCCCCGGCTGGCGGCCCGGGCCGCCGCGCACGACCGGGACGGCTCGTTTCCGGTGGCCGACTTCGCCGACCTGCGGGCGGCCGGGCTGTTCGGGCTGATGGTTCCCGCCGAGTTGGGGGGCATCGGCGCGTCGTTCGCCGAATACGCGACCGTCGCCACCGAGTTGGCCCGGGGCAACGGCGCCACCGCGCTGGTGTTCAACATGCACGCCTCGGT
Proteins encoded:
- a CDS encoding methyltransferase domain-containing protein, with the protein product MRAAGPSLPRNDPRQYDDLAGEWWRPDGAFAMLHWLARARAALVPPATRPGALLVDLGCGAGLLAPHLTGKGYRHVGVDLTRSALAQAVAHGVTAVNGDATAVPLADGCADVVAAGELLEHVPDWRAAVAEACRLLRPGGLLVLDTLNDTALCRLVAVHLAERLPTVPRGIHDPRLFVDDRELLAECARHGVDLSVRGIRPGVPGLLRWLTHRALGGVTTSDRAPRIVPTGSTAVLYQGRGLRNG